The Streptococcus gwangjuense nucleotide sequence TATCGTTAATGGCAAGGTCAAGGCGTTTCATCACACCGCCAGCCACCAAAACGTCCATAAAGAACTCATACCAGCTTCTTTGTTGTGCCAGAAGATAGCTTTCAAATTGTCTGCACCCACGACCTTTCAATTCCACCAGAACTCCTTTGTCCAGTTCATGGGAGCAAAGGACGAATATGTCGCCTAAAGCATAATGCTCTGAATAAGAATAGAAACCATAGTCCTCATGAAGAAAATAGGACAGTTTCAGTTGTAAGATGTTTTCGACCACCTGCTGTACGTCTGTTGTCGGAAAGCGAATTCTTACATAATCAAACAGCATTTCAAGGGGAGCGTCGGGATTGAAGCGTTCCAGAGCTTCCCAAAGGGACTGCTGTAAATCCTCTGATGGCTTGACTTTTCCTGTTTCAATATCGCTTAGATACTGCCTTGTAATACCAGTCGCAACAGCTAAACGGTTTTGAGATAGTCCATAAGCCAAGCGTTTTTCTTTTAAATGCTGTAACCAAGTTTGTTCATTCAGTAAAAATCCCTCCAATCAAAAAGGCGTATGTCAACTTTTAAAGCCCATTTGACATACGCTGAAATTTTGTAAATCCCTTGTAACCAAAGGATTTTCTAATGTTTTTTTGACTGTTTCCTGTCGATTTGTACCCCCCTGTTAGATACGGGGGGTTAATGGGCAGGGCAAGCCCTGCCCGACAAAGCCAGAACTTACGGTTTAAGACCGTAAAACCTGCCTTTGTCGTCTGTATCTGCCTTTGATTCTCCCTGTATGCCAGTGTAAATCACTACCAAATCAACTTCTGGTCTTAAATATTCCTGTTCAATCACTTCTGATAGACCGTCCGTTTTGAATGAATTTCTATCAAAAAGCTGAAATTCATATAGAATATTTTTGCTGGTAATACTATGTCGCTTCTCTAACCTCATTCTGAATGTGAACGGTGGTTTCTTCACTTCACGGATAATTTCATCAATCAGCTTATCTATTCTGGAATAGAATCGTACTTTTGGATTGACGGTAAAATGCCTGTATCGGTCAATGATGTATTGTTCACAATCTACCGTGAATTGGTCTGTATTCAAGCAAAGACAAATGACAGATTTTTCAGTCGGTGTATGATATATCTCCAATCTTTTAATATCCATTACTTTTATTTCTCCATTTCTTGTTGTTCTGATGATGGCTTTTTTGTGTCCTGTCTGCTGTTGGATAACTTTTTAATTTCCTCTAAAAAGTCATGTCCTTTTGGTACAAGGGGAGTATAAAACTCTGATATGACACTTGTTCCTACATCAACATAGCCACGACCTTTGATTCGCTTTAAGAAGAAATCCTTTTGTACGTCACTGCCAAACATCATGCCATAGCCCATTTCAGACATACGACCTAAAGCCACTCTGAAATTAAACTGGTCACGGATTCCGTCGCCTAGATATTTTGCGTCTGGACGCTGACAAGCCAGTATTAGAAAGAAGCCAGCTTGACGACCTAACATGACAATCTGTTTCAACTTATTTATAACTGCGGTGTTTTCTTTTGTTCCCAGCATTTCCATGAAAGCGACATATTCATCAAAGATTAAGAAGTGTGCTGGAAGTCCTAAGTAAGCATAATTTTCGCCAGTCTTATAATTTTCCATCTGCTTCATTTCCTCACTGCGTTTTATCATTTCTTCATAGAATGTATCAATGCAGGAAAGCAAGTCTTCTTTTCTGTAGTGGACATTTGCCATCACAGAGCCTAAATCGGCTAAGTCTGCATTTTTCGGGTCTAAGATATACAGCTTAGAATCTGTATGAAGCAAGGCTTCAATCAGTGTCAGGATAAAGTAGGTCTTACCGCCACCTGTACCACCAGCTATGAGCATGTGAGGCAGATTGTCATATTCCCACCACATATTTTTCATTAAGCAAAGTTTCCCATCATGAGCTTGTACTTCATCAATAGAAATACGACGGGCTATCATATCATAGAGCAAGGTATATTCCACGTAGGAATCCTTTAACTCTTTATCCGTCAGCTCACAGTACAAGCCACTTTCTAATTTCTTTTCCAAGTGTAGGAGCTGGTCTTGATATTTCCCCAGAGTGATTTCCACTTGTATCTGTATTAAGCCATTTTTAAGGCGATAATAGATTTTAGGGAAGTAGGTTATCTTTTCTTTGGTACGACTGGGGGAATCCTTGAAGAAGCCATCTGTTTTGACCTGTTCTGATTCATACCACTTATTTTCAAGAACCATCTTCGCCAGCTTTTGACGGTGGTAGAGTTGTTTAATCGTATCATAGCGATACCGTTTGAATAGAAACGCCACCAGCAAGCAGACAAGAATTGCGACACTGAAACTGATACTTAAATACGGAATGTCAATCTTATCTGCTTGTGATAGGTTAAAGTCCTGCCAGTTGACCTGCTGGATTGTCTTCACATGAAACAGTCCGACAACAAGCAGTAAAATAGGCAGTAAGGACGCTACTGTAAAATGAAAGACTAAATCTTTGTCACTCGGACGAATCCTTTTACCACGAAAGACACGCTGTTTCATGTTTGATTTTCTCCTTTCTCTCTAATGGAAGATACGTGGCTATTTGTCCGTAGCAGGTTCTTTCTTAGGTGGCTGTTGATTTCTAAAGGAATTAGAATCCTTTGTCAGCACAATATCGTCTGCCTTGATGTACCAGTCAACATCTGCTCCTTGAAAGGTAGCAGTAGCGACAGTATCCGCAATGGGATTGATAAGTTCCACCCGTGCGTTATATTCAAACTCTTTCAAAGGCACGCTGGCAGGAATACTTACTTGAATCATGCGTCCTTGCCCTTTGGATTTTAAGTCATAGGTACGTTCTTTGATTTCCTCTGAAACCGTACCGTCTTCATTTTGGATTCTCACTTCACGACGTAGAGCAGAGAATTTTAATTCTCCAAAAGTCGTGTCTTTATCTAATACGATACCATTTGCTAATCTCATCATTTTTCCTCTCTTTCTTTATTCTTTTACCATGTCGTCAGCATGTAAAAGGTAATTTGTAAAACCACGAGTGCCGATTTTATAGCCCTCGGCGGTAATACGTGGATTGACTAACTTAACACGTTCCTCAAAGCCGAAATGTTTTTCGCCAGCTTCAGCAGGAAGTACGACCACAATATCATCTGCTCTTTGAACGTCTGAATAGAGATTATAGCTTCGAGATAAGACGGTTAGATGTCCGTTGATTCTTCGCTGTACGACTTTATCCTCGCCAGCAAATTCTAAATTGCCGAATGTTTTTTCCATCTTGGGAATCACAAATTTAAGTTCCATATTTTTACCTATCCTTTCTTTTTTATGGTTGAATGAATCTCGTTTGTTTGATGGTCTTTCACGGTGGGGAGCGACCTTTATTCTCTTGTTTTTCTATTTTCGTAGTATCACGTCCTTTCAAATCGGGTAAAAAAATAGACACCTCATTTTTGAAGTGTCCACCTTTTGCCTATTCAATTTTTATTGGAAGTATCTTTGTTTCTTCACTTTTCAAGGGTAAATCGTCGTATCAAAGCTCATTCATAAGTAGTAAATTAGTAGTAAATTGATTGGTTTCGACCTTGATAAAGTGTGATAAGTCCAGTGTTTATACGGATAACTAGATTTTCATACTATTTTTAACTAAAAAAATCATTATACAAATCAAGCTACTAAAGATGAATTTATGGTATACTGGTGATAATAAATTGTTATCGGTAGGAGAAGTCAGTGTATAAAATTAATAAATTTGAAGGTGAAATCTATCAGAAGTTAAATAAAATTCTTGATTCATATAACCAAGAACAGAATAGCGTAATAAATCTTGCTGCATGTATTAGCTATCCATTCACCGAAGTATTAGAGATTCAAAGTTTCCCTCTCGCTACTCTGCCAACAGAGGGAGCTGTTGAAAAACGCTTTTTTCCTCATTGTACTTCATTGGATAATATTGAAATATATTCAGAAGAATTGTGTCTTCAACTTTTTGATTTAAATCCTGGTGATTATAGAGTTAATGTGCAACCACATTCAGGAACTCAGGCTAACCAAATAGTCTATAATTGTGTTTTAGAAAGTGACGATTATATTTTATCGTTATCTCCAAAAGACGGAGGACATATTTCACACACTTATACAGGCAAAGGTACTGTAAAATATTATCACTTAGATCATGATTTAAATATTGATTATATCGAATTAAAGGAATTATTAGATAAATATAAACCTAAATTGATTATTATTGGTGCTTCATCGTATGGAAATGAATTTAATTATCAACAAATTTATGAAATTATAAAAGAGGTTAGCCCCAATACCCTTATTTTAGCGGATATTTGCCATAGTGTTTTATATATTATGGCAAAGCTACATAAGTCGATTTTTCCATATGTCGATTTCGTTACTTTTACAATGGATAAATGTTTACGTGGGCCTCAAGGA carries:
- a CDS encoding YdcP family protein produces the protein MELKFVIPKMEKTFGNLEFAGEDKVVQRRINGHLTVLSRSYNLYSDVQRADDIVVVLPAEAGEKHFGFEERVKLVNPRITAEGYKIGTRGFTNYLLHADDMVKE
- a CDS encoding YdcP family protein — translated: MMRLANGIVLDKDTTFGELKFSALRREVRIQNEDGTVSEEIKERTYDLKSKGQGRMIQVSIPASVPLKEFEYNARVELINPIADTVATATFQGADVDWYIKADDIVLTKDSNSFRNQQPPKKEPATDK
- a CDS encoding conjugal transfer protein, encoding MPINPPYLTGGYKSTGNSQKNIRKSFGYKGFTKFQRMSNGL
- a CDS encoding FtsK/SpoIIIE domain-containing protein, translated to MKQRVFRGKRIRPSDKDLVFHFTVASLLPILLLVVGLFHVKTIQQVNWQDFNLSQADKIDIPYLSISFSVAILVCLLVAFLFKRYRYDTIKQLYHRQKLAKMVLENKWYESEQVKTDGFFKDSPSRTKEKITYFPKIYYRLKNGLIQIQVEITLGKYQDQLLHLEKKLESGLYCELTDKELKDSYVEYTLLYDMIARRISIDEVQAHDGKLCLMKNMWWEYDNLPHMLIAGGTGGGKTYFILTLIEALLHTDSKLYILDPKNADLADLGSVMANVHYRKEDLLSCIDTFYEEMIKRSEEMKQMENYKTGENYAYLGLPAHFLIFDEYVAFMEMLGTKENTAVINKLKQIVMLGRQAGFFLILACQRPDAKYLGDGIRDQFNFRVALGRMSEMGYGMMFGSDVQKDFFLKRIKGRGYVDVGTSVISEFYTPLVPKGHDFLEEIKKLSNSRQDTKKPSSEQQEMEK
- a CDS encoding aminotransferase class I/II-fold pyridoxal phosphate-dependent enzyme codes for the protein MYKINKFEGEIYQKLNKILDSYNQEQNSVINLAACISYPFTEVLEIQSFPLATLPTEGAVEKRFFPHCTSLDNIEIYSEELCLQLFDLNPGDYRVNVQPHSGTQANQIVYNCVLESDDYILSLSPKDGGHISHTYTGKGTVKYYHLDHDLNIDYIELKELLDKYKPKLIIIGASSYGNEFNYQQIYEIIKEVSPNTLILADICHSVLYIMAKLHKSIFPYVDFVTFTMDKCLRGPQGGVLMYRSIFEEKITNSIFPRIQGGPTQNALFAKCICLIKLLSIDIQDYAQQVIKNTLLFIKQLSKEGVDVVYKNSKTHIILVNLLNLNLSGKDAENLLFQHKILVNRNQIPNDTHGPMTTSGIRLGTIGITNLSYTDDDIKKLAKLVANLLKYKQYDYSIYLDLIRKYHEQINISN